In Malus sylvestris chromosome 16, drMalSylv7.2, whole genome shotgun sequence, the following are encoded in one genomic region:
- the LOC126608638 gene encoding uncharacterized protein LOC126608638 isoform X1: protein MARSGLDLDAPNGAFSSAQISEHKESTGPSYINDDDGDAGGVQVTCFSEVVNETTFHLQIIRLLKQDKRTKKILYQGKSRPRELFRIPIFQKSKGLQSAVSFPAALVG from the exons ATGGCGCGTAGTGGTTTAGACCTCGACGCTCCCAACGGTGCGTTTAGCTCCGCTCAAATTTCAGAACACAAAGAATCGACTGGTCCGAGCTACATCAACGACGACGACGGCGATGCTGGTGGCGTGCAAGTCACGTGCTTCAGTGAGGTCGTTAACGAAACCACCTTCCACCTCCAAATCATCCGCCTTCTCAAGCAG GACAAACGGACAAAGAAGATACTGTATCAAGGAAAGAGTAGGCCAAGAGAATTGTTCCGGATTCCAATTTTTCAAAAGAGCAAGGGTTTACAATCTGCAGTTTCATTTCCAGCAGCTTTAGTAGGTTAA
- the LOC126608638 gene encoding uncharacterized protein LOC126608638 isoform X2, with protein MARSGLDLDAPNGAFSSAQISEHKESTGPSYINDDDGDAGGVQVTCFSEVVNETTFHLQIIRLLKQVMDTFQMKQWQPF; from the exons ATGGCGCGTAGTGGTTTAGACCTCGACGCTCCCAACGGTGCGTTTAGCTCCGCTCAAATTTCAGAACACAAAGAATCGACTGGTCCGAGCTACATCAACGACGACGACGGCGATGCTGGTGGCGTGCAAGTCACGTGCTTCAGTGAGGTCGTTAACGAAACCACCTTCCACCTCCAAATCATCCGCCTTCTCAAGCAG GTGATGGATACCTTTCAAATGAAACAATGGCAACCCTTTTGA